One segment of Kogia breviceps isolate mKogBre1 chromosome 14, mKogBre1 haplotype 1, whole genome shotgun sequence DNA contains the following:
- the RHOT2 gene encoding mitochondrial Rho GTPase 2 isoform X6: protein MTCLRRPPLRRVPIILVGNKSDLRPGGSMEAVLPIMSQFPEIETCVECSAKNLKNISELFYYAQKAVLHPTAPLYDPEAKQLMPECAQALTRIFRLSDQDMDQVLSDQELNAFQALEDVKMVVSKNVAGGVRDDRLTLDGFLFLNTLFIQRGRHETTWTILRRFGYGDSLELTANYLCPPLRVPPGCSTELNHRGYQFVQRMFEKHDQDRDGALSPAELQSLFSVFPAAPWGPQLPRTVRTEAGRLPLHGYLCQWTLVTYLDVQHCLEHLGYLGFPTLCEQDSQAHAITVTREKRLDQEKGQTQRNVFLCKVVGARGVGKSSFLQAFLGHGLGDAGEPAGESSAYTIDTVQVNGQEKYLILCEVGADSLLTASADATCDIACLMFDSSHPRSFSLCASVYKRHYMDRQIPCLFVSSKADLPEGVLLPGLSPTEFCRRHRLPAPALFSCAGPAEPRAAIFTQLATMAAFPWVPGSKSLCGRPLPVPGEWHSCGVRTGVSQGCRVGLGSRADAQAGPSGPGLTGCPLVWGSCHAGH, encoded by the exons ATGACGTGTCTGAGGAGGCCACCATTGAGAAG GGTCCCCATCATCCTGGTGGGCAACAAGTCGGACCTGCGGCCAGGGGGCTCCATGGAGGCTGTGCTGCCCATCATGAGCCAGTTCCCTGAGATCGAGACCTGTGTGGAG TGCTCGGCGAAGAACCTGAAAAACATCTCAGAGCTGTTCTACTACGCACAGAAAGCCGTGCTACACCCCACGGCCCCCCTCTATGACCCTGAGGCCAAGCAG CTGATGCCCGAGTGCGCCCAGGCCCTCACACGCATCTTCAGGCTCTCAGACCAGGACATGGACCAGGTGCTCAGTGACCAGGAGCTCAACGCTTTCCAG GCCCTGGAGGACGTGAAGATGGTGgtgagcaagaatgtggcaggaGGTGTGCGGGATGACCGGCTGACCCTGGACG GCTTCCTTTTCTTGAACACGCTCTTCATCCAGCGAGGCCGCCACGAGACCACGTGGACCATCCTGAGGCGCTTTGGCTATGGCGACTCGCTTGAGCTGACGGCCAACTACCTCTGCCCACC GCTCCGTGTGCCCCCCGGATGCAGCACCGAGCTCAACCACCGCGGCTACCAGTTTGTGCAGAGGATGTTCGAGAAGCATGACCAG GACCGGGATGGCGCCCTCTCGCCAGCAGAGCTGCAGAGCCTCTTCAGCGTGTTTCCTGCTGCTCCCTGGGGCCCCCAGCTCCCTCGCACGGTCCGCACCGAGGCCGGTCGGTTGCCCCTGCACGGGTATCTCTGCCAGTGGAC TCTGGTGACCTACTTGGACGTCCAGCACTGTCTTGAGCACCTTGGCTACTTGGGCTTCCCCACCCTCTGCGAGCAGGATTCCCAGGCCCACGCCATCACAG TCACCCGGGAGAAGAGGCTGGACCAGGAGAAGGGACAAACGCAGAGAAACGTTTTCTTGTGCAAGGTGGTGGGGGCCCGCGGAGTGGGCAAGTCCTCCTTCCTGCAGGCTTTCCTCGGCCATGGCCTGGGG GATGCTGGGGAGCCTGCTGGGGAGTCCTCTGCCTACACCATCGACACCGTGCAGGTCAACGGACAGGAGAAGTATCTGATC CTGTGTGAGGTGGGTGCAGACAGCCTCCTGACCGCCTCGGCCGACGCCACCTGTGACATCGCCTGCTTGATGTTTGACAGTAGCCACCCAAGGTCCTTCTCGCTGTGTGCCAGTGTCTACAAG CGCCACTACATGGACAGGCAGATTCCCTGCCTCTTCGTCTCCTCCAAGGCTGACTTGCCCGAAGGCGTCTTGCTGCCTGGTCTGTCACCGACTGAGTTCTGCCGTAGGCACCGGTTGCCCGCCCCTGCCCTGTTCTCTTGTGCCGGCCCAGCCGAGCCCCGTGCGGCCATCTTCACCCAGCTCGCCACCATGGCCGCCTTCCCGTGGGTACCAGGATCGAAGTCCCTGTGTGGGAGACCCCTCCCTGTCCCAGGAGAGTGGCACAGCTGTGGTGTCAGGACTGGAGTCAGTCAAGGTTGCAGGGTGGGCCTTGGTTCCCGTGCCGATGCCCAGGCGGGGCCCTCGGGGCCTGGCCTCACAGGCTGCCCTCTCGTCTGGGGGTCCTGCCATGCTGGGCACTGA
- the RHOT2 gene encoding mitochondrial Rho GTPase 2 isoform X8 encodes MEAVLPIMSQFPEIETCVECSAKNLKNISELFYYAQKAVLHPTAPLYDPEAKQLMPECAQALTRIFRLSDQDMDQVLSDQELNAFQMSCFGHPLAPQALEDVKMVVSKNVAGGVRDDRLTLDGFLFLNTLFIQRGRHETTWTILRRFGYGDSLELTANYLCPPLRVPPGCSTELNHRGYQFVQRMFEKHDQDRDGALSPAELQSLFSVFPAAPWGPQLPRTVRTEAGRLPLHGYLCQWTLVTYLDVQHCLEHLGYLGFPTLCEQDSQAHAITVTREKRLDQEKGQTQRNVFLCKVVGARGVGKSSFLQAFLGHGLGDAGEPAGESSAYTIDTVQVNGQEKYLILCEVGADSLLTASADATCDIACLMFDSSHPRSFSLCASVYKRHYMDRQIPCLFVSSKADLPEGVLLPGLSPTEFCRRHRLPAPALFSCAGPAEPRAAIFTQLATMAAFPWVPGSKSLCGRPLPVPGEWHSCGVRTGVSQGCRVGLGSRADAQAGPSGPGLTGCPLVWGSCHAGH; translated from the exons ATGGAGGCTGTGCTGCCCATCATGAGCCAGTTCCCTGAGATCGAGACCTGTGTGGAG TGCTCGGCGAAGAACCTGAAAAACATCTCAGAGCTGTTCTACTACGCACAGAAAGCCGTGCTACACCCCACGGCCCCCCTCTATGACCCTGAGGCCAAGCAG CTGATGCCCGAGTGCGCCCAGGCCCTCACACGCATCTTCAGGCTCTCAGACCAGGACATGGACCAGGTGCTCAGTGACCAGGAGCTCAACGCTTTCCAG ATGTCTTGCTTTGGGCACCCTCTTGCCCCGCAGGCCCTGGAGGACGTGAAGATGGTGgtgagcaagaatgtggcaggaGGTGTGCGGGATGACCGGCTGACCCTGGACG GCTTCCTTTTCTTGAACACGCTCTTCATCCAGCGAGGCCGCCACGAGACCACGTGGACCATCCTGAGGCGCTTTGGCTATGGCGACTCGCTTGAGCTGACGGCCAACTACCTCTGCCCACC GCTCCGTGTGCCCCCCGGATGCAGCACCGAGCTCAACCACCGCGGCTACCAGTTTGTGCAGAGGATGTTCGAGAAGCATGACCAG GACCGGGATGGCGCCCTCTCGCCAGCAGAGCTGCAGAGCCTCTTCAGCGTGTTTCCTGCTGCTCCCTGGGGCCCCCAGCTCCCTCGCACGGTCCGCACCGAGGCCGGTCGGTTGCCCCTGCACGGGTATCTCTGCCAGTGGAC TCTGGTGACCTACTTGGACGTCCAGCACTGTCTTGAGCACCTTGGCTACTTGGGCTTCCCCACCCTCTGCGAGCAGGATTCCCAGGCCCACGCCATCACAG TCACCCGGGAGAAGAGGCTGGACCAGGAGAAGGGACAAACGCAGAGAAACGTTTTCTTGTGCAAGGTGGTGGGGGCCCGCGGAGTGGGCAAGTCCTCCTTCCTGCAGGCTTTCCTCGGCCATGGCCTGGGG GATGCTGGGGAGCCTGCTGGGGAGTCCTCTGCCTACACCATCGACACCGTGCAGGTCAACGGACAGGAGAAGTATCTGATC CTGTGTGAGGTGGGTGCAGACAGCCTCCTGACCGCCTCGGCCGACGCCACCTGTGACATCGCCTGCTTGATGTTTGACAGTAGCCACCCAAGGTCCTTCTCGCTGTGTGCCAGTGTCTACAAG CGCCACTACATGGACAGGCAGATTCCCTGCCTCTTCGTCTCCTCCAAGGCTGACTTGCCCGAAGGCGTCTTGCTGCCTGGTCTGTCACCGACTGAGTTCTGCCGTAGGCACCGGTTGCCCGCCCCTGCCCTGTTCTCTTGTGCCGGCCCAGCCGAGCCCCGTGCGGCCATCTTCACCCAGCTCGCCACCATGGCCGCCTTCCCGTGGGTACCAGGATCGAAGTCCCTGTGTGGGAGACCCCTCCCTGTCCCAGGAGAGTGGCACAGCTGTGGTGTCAGGACTGGAGTCAGTCAAGGTTGCAGGGTGGGCCTTGGTTCCCGTGCCGATGCCCAGGCGGGGCCCTCGGGGCCTGGCCTCACAGGCTGCCCTCTCGTCTGGGGGTCCTGCCATGCTGGGCACTGA
- the RHOT2 gene encoding mitochondrial Rho GTPase 2 isoform X5, with amino-acid sequence MTCLRRPPLRRVPIILVGNKSDLRPGGSMEAVLPIMSQFPEIETCVECSAKNLKNISELFYYAQKAVLHPTAPLYDPEAKQLMPECAQALTRIFRLSDQDMDQVLSDQELNAFQMSCFGHPLAPQALEDVKMVVSKNVAGGVRDDRLTLDGFLFLNTLFIQRGRHETTWTILRRFGYGDSLELTANYLCPPLRVPPGCSTELNHRGYQFVQRMFEKHDQDRDGALSPAELQSLFSVFPAAPWGPQLPRTVRTEAGRLPLHGYLCQWTLVTYLDVQHCLEHLGYLGFPTLCEQDSQAHAITVTREKRLDQEKGQTQRNVFLCKVVGARGVGKSSFLQAFLGHGLGDAGEPAGESSAYTIDTVQVNGQEKYLILCEVGADSLLTASADATCDIACLMFDSSHPRSFSLCASVYKRHYMDRQIPCLFVSSKADLPEGVLLPGLSPTEFCRRHRLPAPALFSCAGPAEPRAAIFTQLATMAAFPWVPGSKSLCGRPLPVPGEWHSCGVRTGVSQGCRVGLGSRADAQAGPSGPGLTGCPLVWGSCHAGH; translated from the exons ATGACGTGTCTGAGGAGGCCACCATTGAGAAG GGTCCCCATCATCCTGGTGGGCAACAAGTCGGACCTGCGGCCAGGGGGCTCCATGGAGGCTGTGCTGCCCATCATGAGCCAGTTCCCTGAGATCGAGACCTGTGTGGAG TGCTCGGCGAAGAACCTGAAAAACATCTCAGAGCTGTTCTACTACGCACAGAAAGCCGTGCTACACCCCACGGCCCCCCTCTATGACCCTGAGGCCAAGCAG CTGATGCCCGAGTGCGCCCAGGCCCTCACACGCATCTTCAGGCTCTCAGACCAGGACATGGACCAGGTGCTCAGTGACCAGGAGCTCAACGCTTTCCAG ATGTCTTGCTTTGGGCACCCTCTTGCCCCGCAGGCCCTGGAGGACGTGAAGATGGTGgtgagcaagaatgtggcaggaGGTGTGCGGGATGACCGGCTGACCCTGGACG GCTTCCTTTTCTTGAACACGCTCTTCATCCAGCGAGGCCGCCACGAGACCACGTGGACCATCCTGAGGCGCTTTGGCTATGGCGACTCGCTTGAGCTGACGGCCAACTACCTCTGCCCACC GCTCCGTGTGCCCCCCGGATGCAGCACCGAGCTCAACCACCGCGGCTACCAGTTTGTGCAGAGGATGTTCGAGAAGCATGACCAG GACCGGGATGGCGCCCTCTCGCCAGCAGAGCTGCAGAGCCTCTTCAGCGTGTTTCCTGCTGCTCCCTGGGGCCCCCAGCTCCCTCGCACGGTCCGCACCGAGGCCGGTCGGTTGCCCCTGCACGGGTATCTCTGCCAGTGGAC TCTGGTGACCTACTTGGACGTCCAGCACTGTCTTGAGCACCTTGGCTACTTGGGCTTCCCCACCCTCTGCGAGCAGGATTCCCAGGCCCACGCCATCACAG TCACCCGGGAGAAGAGGCTGGACCAGGAGAAGGGACAAACGCAGAGAAACGTTTTCTTGTGCAAGGTGGTGGGGGCCCGCGGAGTGGGCAAGTCCTCCTTCCTGCAGGCTTTCCTCGGCCATGGCCTGGGG GATGCTGGGGAGCCTGCTGGGGAGTCCTCTGCCTACACCATCGACACCGTGCAGGTCAACGGACAGGAGAAGTATCTGATC CTGTGTGAGGTGGGTGCAGACAGCCTCCTGACCGCCTCGGCCGACGCCACCTGTGACATCGCCTGCTTGATGTTTGACAGTAGCCACCCAAGGTCCTTCTCGCTGTGTGCCAGTGTCTACAAG CGCCACTACATGGACAGGCAGATTCCCTGCCTCTTCGTCTCCTCCAAGGCTGACTTGCCCGAAGGCGTCTTGCTGCCTGGTCTGTCACCGACTGAGTTCTGCCGTAGGCACCGGTTGCCCGCCCCTGCCCTGTTCTCTTGTGCCGGCCCAGCCGAGCCCCGTGCGGCCATCTTCACCCAGCTCGCCACCATGGCCGCCTTCCCGTGGGTACCAGGATCGAAGTCCCTGTGTGGGAGACCCCTCCCTGTCCCAGGAGAGTGGCACAGCTGTGGTGTCAGGACTGGAGTCAGTCAAGGTTGCAGGGTGGGCCTTGGTTCCCGTGCCGATGCCCAGGCGGGGCCCTCGGGGCCTGGCCTCACAGGCTGCCCTCTCGTCTGGGGGTCCTGCCATGCTGGGCACTGA
- the RHOT2 gene encoding mitochondrial Rho GTPase 2 isoform X1 has protein sequence MKRDVRILLLGEAQVGKTSLILSLVGEEFPEEVPPRAEEITIPADVTPEKVPTHIVDYSEAEQTVEELEDEIHKANVVCVVYDVSEEATIEKIRTKWIPLVNGDTKRGPRVPIILVGNKSDLRPGGSMEAVLPIMSQFPEIETCVECSAKNLKNISELFYYAQKAVLHPTAPLYDPEAKQLMPECAQALTRIFRLSDQDMDQVLSDQELNAFQMSCFGHPLAPQALEDVKMVVSKNVAGGVRDDRLTLDGFLFLNTLFIQRGRHETTWTILRRFGYGDSLELTANYLCPPLRVPPGCSTELNHRGYQFVQRMFEKHDQDRDGALSPAELQSLFSVFPAAPWGPQLPRTVRTEAGRLPLHGYLCQWTLVTYLDVQHCLEHLGYLGFPTLCEQDSQAHAITVTREKRLDQEKGQTQRNVFLCKVVGARGVGKSSFLQAFLGHGLGDAGEPAGESSAYTIDTVQVNGQEKYLILCEVGADSLLTASADATCDIACLMFDSSHPRSFSLCASVYKRHYMDRQIPCLFVSSKADLPEGVLLPGLSPTEFCRRHRLPAPALFSCAGPAEPRAAIFTQLATMAAFPWVPGSKSLCGRPLPVPGEWHSCGVRTGVSQGCRVGLGSRADAQAGPSGPGLTGCPLVWGSCHAGH, from the exons ATGAAGCGGGACGTGCGCATCCTGCTGCTGGGCGAGG CCCAGGTGGGGAAGACGTCGCTGATCCTGTCGCTGGTGGGCGAGGAGTTCCCTGAGGAG GTCCCCCCACGGGCGGAAGAGATCACCATTCCCGCGGACGTCACCCCAGAGAAGGTGCCCACCCACATCGTGGATTATTCAG AGGCTGAGCAGACAGTCGAGGAGCTTGAGGACGAGATTCACAAG gCAAACGTGGTGTGTGTGGTATATGACGTGTCTGAGGAGGCCACCATTGAGAAG ATCCGAACTAAATGGATCCCACTGGTGAATGGGGATACCAAGAGGGGGCCCAG GGTCCCCATCATCCTGGTGGGCAACAAGTCGGACCTGCGGCCAGGGGGCTCCATGGAGGCTGTGCTGCCCATCATGAGCCAGTTCCCTGAGATCGAGACCTGTGTGGAG TGCTCGGCGAAGAACCTGAAAAACATCTCAGAGCTGTTCTACTACGCACAGAAAGCCGTGCTACACCCCACGGCCCCCCTCTATGACCCTGAGGCCAAGCAG CTGATGCCCGAGTGCGCCCAGGCCCTCACACGCATCTTCAGGCTCTCAGACCAGGACATGGACCAGGTGCTCAGTGACCAGGAGCTCAACGCTTTCCAG ATGTCTTGCTTTGGGCACCCTCTTGCCCCGCAGGCCCTGGAGGACGTGAAGATGGTGgtgagcaagaatgtggcaggaGGTGTGCGGGATGACCGGCTGACCCTGGACG GCTTCCTTTTCTTGAACACGCTCTTCATCCAGCGAGGCCGCCACGAGACCACGTGGACCATCCTGAGGCGCTTTGGCTATGGCGACTCGCTTGAGCTGACGGCCAACTACCTCTGCCCACC GCTCCGTGTGCCCCCCGGATGCAGCACCGAGCTCAACCACCGCGGCTACCAGTTTGTGCAGAGGATGTTCGAGAAGCATGACCAG GACCGGGATGGCGCCCTCTCGCCAGCAGAGCTGCAGAGCCTCTTCAGCGTGTTTCCTGCTGCTCCCTGGGGCCCCCAGCTCCCTCGCACGGTCCGCACCGAGGCCGGTCGGTTGCCCCTGCACGGGTATCTCTGCCAGTGGAC TCTGGTGACCTACTTGGACGTCCAGCACTGTCTTGAGCACCTTGGCTACTTGGGCTTCCCCACCCTCTGCGAGCAGGATTCCCAGGCCCACGCCATCACAG TCACCCGGGAGAAGAGGCTGGACCAGGAGAAGGGACAAACGCAGAGAAACGTTTTCTTGTGCAAGGTGGTGGGGGCCCGCGGAGTGGGCAAGTCCTCCTTCCTGCAGGCTTTCCTCGGCCATGGCCTGGGG GATGCTGGGGAGCCTGCTGGGGAGTCCTCTGCCTACACCATCGACACCGTGCAGGTCAACGGACAGGAGAAGTATCTGATC CTGTGTGAGGTGGGTGCAGACAGCCTCCTGACCGCCTCGGCCGACGCCACCTGTGACATCGCCTGCTTGATGTTTGACAGTAGCCACCCAAGGTCCTTCTCGCTGTGTGCCAGTGTCTACAAG CGCCACTACATGGACAGGCAGATTCCCTGCCTCTTCGTCTCCTCCAAGGCTGACTTGCCCGAAGGCGTCTTGCTGCCTGGTCTGTCACCGACTGAGTTCTGCCGTAGGCACCGGTTGCCCGCCCCTGCCCTGTTCTCTTGTGCCGGCCCAGCCGAGCCCCGTGCGGCCATCTTCACCCAGCTCGCCACCATGGCCGCCTTCCCGTGGGTACCAGGATCGAAGTCCCTGTGTGGGAGACCCCTCCCTGTCCCAGGAGAGTGGCACAGCTGTGGTGTCAGGACTGGAGTCAGTCAAGGTTGCAGGGTGGGCCTTGGTTCCCGTGCCGATGCCCAGGCGGGGCCCTCGGGGCCTGGCCTCACAGGCTGCCCTCTCGTCTGGGGGTCCTGCCATGCTGGGCACTGA
- the RHOT2 gene encoding mitochondrial Rho GTPase 2 isoform X2 → MKRDVRILLLGEAQVGKTSLILSLVGEEFPEEVPPRAEEITIPADVTPEKVPTHIVDYSEAEQTVEELEDEIHKANVVCVVYDVSEEATIEKIRTKWIPLVNGDTKRGPRVPIILVGNKSDLRPGGSMEAVLPIMSQFPEIETCVECSAKNLKNISELFYYAQKAVLHPTAPLYDPEAKQLMPECAQALTRIFRLSDQDMDQVLSDQELNAFQALEDVKMVVSKNVAGGVRDDRLTLDGFLFLNTLFIQRGRHETTWTILRRFGYGDSLELTANYLCPPLRVPPGCSTELNHRGYQFVQRMFEKHDQDRDGALSPAELQSLFSVFPAAPWGPQLPRTVRTEAGRLPLHGYLCQWTLVTYLDVQHCLEHLGYLGFPTLCEQDSQAHAITVTREKRLDQEKGQTQRNVFLCKVVGARGVGKSSFLQAFLGHGLGDAGEPAGESSAYTIDTVQVNGQEKYLILCEVGADSLLTASADATCDIACLMFDSSHPRSFSLCASVYKRHYMDRQIPCLFVSSKADLPEGVLLPGLSPTEFCRRHRLPAPALFSCAGPAEPRAAIFTQLATMAAFPWVPGSKSLCGRPLPVPGEWHSCGVRTGVSQGCRVGLGSRADAQAGPSGPGLTGCPLVWGSCHAGH, encoded by the exons ATGAAGCGGGACGTGCGCATCCTGCTGCTGGGCGAGG CCCAGGTGGGGAAGACGTCGCTGATCCTGTCGCTGGTGGGCGAGGAGTTCCCTGAGGAG GTCCCCCCACGGGCGGAAGAGATCACCATTCCCGCGGACGTCACCCCAGAGAAGGTGCCCACCCACATCGTGGATTATTCAG AGGCTGAGCAGACAGTCGAGGAGCTTGAGGACGAGATTCACAAG gCAAACGTGGTGTGTGTGGTATATGACGTGTCTGAGGAGGCCACCATTGAGAAG ATCCGAACTAAATGGATCCCACTGGTGAATGGGGATACCAAGAGGGGGCCCAG GGTCCCCATCATCCTGGTGGGCAACAAGTCGGACCTGCGGCCAGGGGGCTCCATGGAGGCTGTGCTGCCCATCATGAGCCAGTTCCCTGAGATCGAGACCTGTGTGGAG TGCTCGGCGAAGAACCTGAAAAACATCTCAGAGCTGTTCTACTACGCACAGAAAGCCGTGCTACACCCCACGGCCCCCCTCTATGACCCTGAGGCCAAGCAG CTGATGCCCGAGTGCGCCCAGGCCCTCACACGCATCTTCAGGCTCTCAGACCAGGACATGGACCAGGTGCTCAGTGACCAGGAGCTCAACGCTTTCCAG GCCCTGGAGGACGTGAAGATGGTGgtgagcaagaatgtggcaggaGGTGTGCGGGATGACCGGCTGACCCTGGACG GCTTCCTTTTCTTGAACACGCTCTTCATCCAGCGAGGCCGCCACGAGACCACGTGGACCATCCTGAGGCGCTTTGGCTATGGCGACTCGCTTGAGCTGACGGCCAACTACCTCTGCCCACC GCTCCGTGTGCCCCCCGGATGCAGCACCGAGCTCAACCACCGCGGCTACCAGTTTGTGCAGAGGATGTTCGAGAAGCATGACCAG GACCGGGATGGCGCCCTCTCGCCAGCAGAGCTGCAGAGCCTCTTCAGCGTGTTTCCTGCTGCTCCCTGGGGCCCCCAGCTCCCTCGCACGGTCCGCACCGAGGCCGGTCGGTTGCCCCTGCACGGGTATCTCTGCCAGTGGAC TCTGGTGACCTACTTGGACGTCCAGCACTGTCTTGAGCACCTTGGCTACTTGGGCTTCCCCACCCTCTGCGAGCAGGATTCCCAGGCCCACGCCATCACAG TCACCCGGGAGAAGAGGCTGGACCAGGAGAAGGGACAAACGCAGAGAAACGTTTTCTTGTGCAAGGTGGTGGGGGCCCGCGGAGTGGGCAAGTCCTCCTTCCTGCAGGCTTTCCTCGGCCATGGCCTGGGG GATGCTGGGGAGCCTGCTGGGGAGTCCTCTGCCTACACCATCGACACCGTGCAGGTCAACGGACAGGAGAAGTATCTGATC CTGTGTGAGGTGGGTGCAGACAGCCTCCTGACCGCCTCGGCCGACGCCACCTGTGACATCGCCTGCTTGATGTTTGACAGTAGCCACCCAAGGTCCTTCTCGCTGTGTGCCAGTGTCTACAAG CGCCACTACATGGACAGGCAGATTCCCTGCCTCTTCGTCTCCTCCAAGGCTGACTTGCCCGAAGGCGTCTTGCTGCCTGGTCTGTCACCGACTGAGTTCTGCCGTAGGCACCGGTTGCCCGCCCCTGCCCTGTTCTCTTGTGCCGGCCCAGCCGAGCCCCGTGCGGCCATCTTCACCCAGCTCGCCACCATGGCCGCCTTCCCGTGGGTACCAGGATCGAAGTCCCTGTGTGGGAGACCCCTCCCTGTCCCAGGAGAGTGGCACAGCTGTGGTGTCAGGACTGGAGTCAGTCAAGGTTGCAGGGTGGGCCTTGGTTCCCGTGCCGATGCCCAGGCGGGGCCCTCGGGGCCTGGCCTCACAGGCTGCCCTCTCGTCTGGGGGTCCTGCCATGCTGGGCACTGA